A genomic region of Chryseobacterium sp. KACC 21268 contains the following coding sequences:
- a CDS encoding glycosyltransferase family 1 protein, with product MQNILCFSHLHWDFVYQRPQHLLTRFAKQNKVFYIEEPRNSISDFYEIDLQDGVSIIKIFINDDQENRNQRLEKLISKILADQNIKTYSCWYYTPMALEYTSHLKPQITIYDSMDELSAFRFAPPQLLDLENELFKKADVVFTGGHTLYQAKKDRHHNIHPFPSSIDKAHFQKARFNKIDAEDQKHIPNPRFGFYGVIDERFDIELLREVSAQRPDWHFVIIGPVVKIDVNELPRAENIHYLGSKKYSELPDYISHWDIALVLFAINESTEFISPTKTPEYLSAGLPVISTPIKDVVKPYGEANLVYIADNAETFIAYAEEELGKDSKKEWLAKVDEYLADESWDNTFEKMNQLINNVKKTNGIYV from the coding sequence ATGCAAAATATTCTATGTTTCAGCCATTTACATTGGGATTTCGTTTACCAGCGACCGCAACACTTGTTGACCAGATTTGCTAAACAAAACAAGGTTTTTTATATCGAAGAACCACGCAACAGCATTTCTGACTTTTACGAGATCGACTTGCAGGATGGCGTTTCCATTATTAAAATTTTCATTAATGATGATCAGGAAAACAGAAATCAAAGGTTGGAAAAACTCATCAGCAAAATTCTGGCAGATCAAAACATAAAAACCTATTCCTGCTGGTACTACACGCCAATGGCTTTGGAATATACATCGCATCTGAAACCTCAGATAACGATCTACGATTCTATGGATGAGCTGTCCGCATTCCGATTTGCACCACCACAATTGTTGGATTTGGAAAATGAACTGTTCAAAAAAGCAGATGTGGTCTTCACTGGTGGACACACGCTTTATCAGGCAAAAAAAGACCGTCACCACAACATTCATCCGTTTCCGAGTAGTATAGATAAAGCGCATTTTCAAAAAGCACGATTTAATAAAATAGATGCCGAAGATCAAAAACATATTCCGAATCCGAGGTTTGGATTTTATGGCGTGATTGATGAACGATTCGATATTGAGTTGTTGAGAGAAGTTTCTGCACAAAGACCAGATTGGCATTTTGTGATCATTGGTCCCGTGGTAAAAATCGATGTTAATGAACTTCCTAGAGCTGAGAACATTCATTATCTCGGTTCGAAAAAGTATTCGGAATTGCCAGATTACATCAGCCATTGGGATATTGCATTGGTCCTTTTTGCCATCAATGAATCGACGGAATTTATCAGCCCAACCAAAACGCCAGAATATCTTTCGGCCGGACTTCCGGTGATTTCTACGCCGATCAAAGATGTTGTGAAACCATATGGAGAAGCCAATTTGGTGTATATCGCAGACAATGCCGAAACTTTTATCGCTTACGCTGAGGAAGAACTTGGTAAAGATTCCAAAAAAGAATGGCTGGCAAAAGTGGATGAATATCTGGCAGATGAATCTTGGGACAACACATTCGAAAAGATGAATCAATTAATTAACAACGTCAAAAAAACCAACGGAATCTATGTATGA
- the glf gene encoding UDP-galactopyranose mutase, producing the protein MYDFLIIGCGFAGSVLAERLANEGKKVLIVDKRNHIAGNAYDFYNKEGILIHKYGPHIFHTNSEDVFKYLSKFTEWRPYEHRVLGSVDGQLVPIPINLTTINKLYGKNLTSDEVVSFLASKAELRKPVLTSEDVVLNVVGKELYEKFFRSYTKKQWDLDPSELDASVTARVPTRTNADDRYFTDSLQAMPKNGYTEMFQTMLSHKNIHVMLNTNYKDIVDIIPHRQLIYTGPIDGYFDYQFGKLPYRSIDFKFETLDQENYQETGTINYPTSNLYTRITEFKHLTGQKHHNTTIVYEYPTAEGDPYYPIPRKENQDVYNQYKKLAEETPNVFFTGRLGTYKYYNMDQVVAQSLALFRKIIKEENAVQQ; encoded by the coding sequence ATGTATGATTTTTTAATTATCGGTTGCGGATTCGCCGGATCGGTCTTGGCAGAAAGGTTAGCTAATGAAGGAAAAAAGGTTTTGATTGTTGACAAACGAAATCACATTGCTGGAAATGCCTACGATTTTTACAATAAAGAAGGCATCTTGATCCACAAATATGGCCCACATATTTTCCATACAAACTCCGAAGATGTTTTCAAATACTTAAGCAAATTCACAGAATGGCGACCTTATGAACATCGCGTTTTGGGCAGTGTTGACGGGCAATTGGTTCCGATTCCAATCAATCTGACAACCATCAATAAACTTTATGGAAAGAATTTGACTTCCGATGAAGTTGTGAGTTTCTTAGCCTCAAAAGCTGAACTTCGCAAACCCGTTTTGACTTCGGAAGATGTCGTTTTGAACGTCGTTGGAAAAGAACTTTACGAAAAATTTTTCCGTAGCTACACCAAGAAACAATGGGATCTTGACCCGTCAGAATTAGACGCTTCGGTGACTGCAAGAGTTCCGACGAGAACAAATGCCGACGACCGATATTTCACAGATTCTCTGCAGGCGATGCCGAAAAACGGTTACACAGAAATGTTCCAGACAATGCTTTCCCACAAGAATATCCACGTGATGTTGAACACGAACTACAAAGATATTGTCGATATCATTCCGCATAGACAATTGATCTACACTGGTCCGATCGACGGCTATTTTGATTATCAATTTGGGAAATTGCCTTACAGATCAATCGATTTCAAATTCGAAACTTTGGATCAGGAAAATTATCAGGAAACGGGAACTATCAATTATCCGACTTCAAATCTTTATACAAGGATCACGGAATTCAAACATCTCACTGGACAAAAGCACCATAATACAACCATCGTTTACGAATATCCGACGGCGGAAGGTGATCCCTATTATCCAATTCCAAGAAAGGAAAATCAGGACGTGTACAATCAATACAAAAAATTGGCAGAAGAAACGCCAAATGTCTTTTTCACAGGGCGATTGGGAACTTACAAATATTACAATATGGATCAAGTCGTAGCGCAATCTTTGGCGCTTTTCCGAAAGATCATCAAAGAAGAAAATGCAGTACAACAGTAA
- a CDS encoding FAD/NAD(P)-binding protein, protein MQNIDSQTIALIGGGPAALLVLKNIIDSQINASTIFVFEKNERLGVGMPYGRLGAGKEHVANVSANELPHFQISFEEYLSQNPTNEFPDFSVDGKCNPYQVIPRLLLGNYLEFTFKYYIKEAKKKGIKVISKTNSVVDDIIKSADRQQFKILVNQNEEYLTDKVILCTGHYWPKKYEETKTGWYDSPYPPTKFQLQSNFPIAIRGTSLTAVDAVKTHSRLNGRYETTSDGQMKYILNEGSENFRIDMFSTGGFLPALRFHSEEEAYSNDWTMSLDEIYDYKTKNNGFVDLDHVFEINFKLPLKQKDLDFYNKIKDLSIEEFVKEMMAIRKELDSFQLFKAEYNEAEKSIRRHQSISWKEALSAFSYSMNYPAKHFSAEDMLRLKKTLLPLISIIIASLPQSSYKEIIALHNAGIIDLIQVDRESFVEPHSESGGIYHYKSIENINSQKHYQLYIDAVGQQSLELEDLPFEGLRSGQFVSSAYLNFKDNNDAMSLLQNNETNVRKGYNDNYYMKVPGLEINDYFQSLNPYGQTVDNVFIMAVPFIGGLNPDYSGLDFCDTAAERIVKVLKQQA, encoded by the coding sequence ATGCAGAATATCGATTCTCAAACCATTGCGCTGATTGGCGGTGGACCTGCTGCTCTTCTGGTATTGAAGAATATTATTGATAGTCAAATCAATGCTTCAACTATTTTTGTGTTTGAAAAAAATGAAAGATTAGGCGTTGGAATGCCTTATGGAAGATTGGGTGCAGGAAAGGAACACGTTGCGAATGTATCAGCAAACGAACTTCCTCACTTTCAGATCAGTTTCGAAGAATATCTAAGTCAAAATCCTACAAACGAATTTCCTGATTTTTCTGTGGATGGAAAATGCAATCCATACCAAGTCATTCCAAGACTTCTATTGGGAAATTATCTGGAATTTACATTCAAATATTACATCAAAGAAGCCAAGAAAAAAGGCATCAAAGTCATTAGTAAAACCAACAGCGTTGTAGATGATATCATCAAAAGTGCAGATAGACAGCAATTCAAAATCCTGGTTAATCAAAACGAGGAATATTTAACTGATAAAGTGATTTTATGCACCGGACATTATTGGCCAAAAAAGTACGAAGAAACAAAAACCGGATGGTACGATTCGCCATATCCGCCAACAAAATTCCAATTACAATCGAACTTTCCCATCGCCATTCGCGGCACATCACTCACTGCGGTAGATGCTGTGAAAACGCATTCCAGACTGAATGGAAGATATGAAACAACGTCTGATGGACAGATGAAATATATTTTGAATGAAGGATCAGAAAACTTTCGGATCGATATGTTTTCCACAGGTGGTTTTTTGCCCGCACTAAGATTCCATTCCGAAGAGGAAGCATATTCCAACGACTGGACGATGTCACTTGACGAAATCTATGACTACAAAACTAAAAATAACGGTTTTGTAGATTTGGATCACGTCTTTGAGATTAATTTCAAACTTCCCCTCAAACAAAAAGATTTAGATTTTTATAATAAAATTAAAGATCTTAGCATCGAAGAATTTGTGAAAGAAATGATGGCTATCAGAAAGGAACTGGACAGTTTTCAACTTTTCAAAGCGGAATACAACGAAGCCGAAAAATCCATCAGGAGACATCAGTCGATCAGCTGGAAAGAAGCACTGTCTGCCTTCAGTTATTCTATGAATTATCCTGCAAAGCACTTTTCTGCTGAAGATATGCTGCGTTTGAAAAAGACGCTTTTACCTTTGATTTCCATCATTATCGCATCACTTCCACAATCTTCTTACAAAGAAATTATTGCCCTGCACAATGCTGGAATTATCGATTTGATCCAAGTCGATAGAGAAAGCTTTGTAGAGCCACACTCCGAATCTGGCGGCATCTACCATTATAAATCTATTGAAAATATCAATTCACAAAAACATTACCAATTGTATATTGACGCCGTTGGTCAACAATCATTGGAACTGGAGGATTTGCCTTTTGAAGGTTTAAGATCGGGTCAGTTTGTGAGCTCTGCATATCTGAATTTTAAGGATAATAATGACGCCATGAGCTTACTGCAAAACAATGAGACCAATGTAAGAAAAGGCTACAACGACAATTATTATATGAAAGTGCCAGGATTGGAAATCAATGATTATTTTCAGTCGTTGAATCCTTATGGACAGACTGTTGATAATGTTTTCATAATGGCTGTACCCTTTATTGGTGGGCTAAATCCTGATTATTCCGGACTGGATTTTTGCGACACAGCAGCTGAAAGAATTGTCAAAGTATTAAAACAACAGGCTTAA
- a CDS encoding GH92 family glycosyl hydrolase, giving the protein MRSLKLFLFCSVISVGLKSQEIADWIKSPVDYVNPLMGTQSSYELSNGNTYPIIGLPWGMNYWTPQTGKNGNGWQYTYDARKIQGFKQTHQPSPWMNDYGQFSILPMVGKPETDQDKRASWFSHKTEEVTPYFYKVYLADYDVWTEITPSERAAVMRFTFPETDQAQVLLDAFDKGSYVKIIPSEKKIIGYSTRYARGKMENFKNYFVLQFDRDFNSQNVWSDKEISKTDIEIKADRVGALIKFPQLKKGEQVTLKVASSFISPEQAELNLNEVKEKTFDQVKSEGKEIWNKTLNKIEIKGATVDQARTFYSCLYRSVLFPQKLYEKDKDGKIQHYSPYNGKIMPGYLYGGTGFWDTFRALYPLLNLVYPSVNVEMQKGLISAYQEGGFLPEWSSPGYADIMVGNNSASVVSEAYIKGLRGYDAEILWQAVKHGANNEGPISAVGRKGVEDYNKLGYVPTDTGINESAARTLEYAYDDYAIYEFGKALKKSESELQPYKERAMNYKKLFDPKYNLMRGKKKNGEFQDNFDPFEWGNAFTEGNSWHYTWSVFQDIDGLKELMGGKQQFAKMLDSVFVMPPTFNTNYYKEVIHEMREMQIVGMGQYAHGNQPIQHMLYLYNYAGQPWKSQYWVRQVLDKLYKPTPDGYCGDEDNGQTSAWYVFSALGFYPVTPASTQYVLGAPLFKSVKINLENGQAIMIDAPKNSKENIYINQLKFNGKNHSKNWIDHFELLKGAKLKFDMTSKPNLKRGTENADAPFSISTYEK; this is encoded by the coding sequence ATGAGAAGCTTAAAACTATTTCTGTTCTGCTCTGTCATTTCTGTAGGACTCAAATCTCAGGAGATCGCTGATTGGATAAAAAGTCCAGTCGATTACGTAAATCCTTTGATGGGAACACAATCTTCATACGAATTATCAAACGGAAACACCTACCCAATCATCGGATTACCTTGGGGAATGAACTATTGGACGCCCCAGACAGGTAAAAATGGAAACGGATGGCAATATACTTACGATGCCAGGAAAATTCAAGGATTCAAACAGACGCATCAGCCATCGCCGTGGATGAATGATTACGGACAGTTTTCCATTTTGCCAATGGTAGGAAAACCAGAAACAGATCAGGACAAAAGAGCGAGCTGGTTCTCTCACAAGACGGAAGAGGTAACGCCTTATTTTTACAAAGTTTATCTGGCAGATTATGATGTGTGGACAGAAATTACGCCCAGTGAAAGAGCTGCCGTGATGAGATTTACCTTTCCCGAAACAGATCAGGCTCAGGTTTTACTGGATGCATTTGATAAAGGTTCTTATGTGAAAATCATTCCATCTGAAAAGAAAATTATTGGTTATTCTACGAGATATGCGAGAGGGAAAATGGAGAATTTTAAAAATTATTTTGTCCTTCAATTTGATAGAGATTTTAATTCTCAAAATGTGTGGAGTGACAAGGAAATCTCAAAAACTGATATTGAAATTAAAGCAGATCGCGTTGGCGCATTAATCAAGTTTCCTCAATTAAAAAAAGGTGAACAGGTAACATTAAAAGTGGCTTCTTCTTTTATAAGTCCAGAACAAGCCGAACTTAACCTAAATGAAGTCAAAGAAAAAACTTTTGATCAGGTAAAATCCGAAGGGAAAGAAATCTGGAACAAAACTTTAAATAAAATCGAAATCAAAGGCGCAACAGTTGATCAGGCCAGAACTTTTTACAGTTGTCTGTATCGCAGCGTACTTTTCCCGCAAAAGCTTTACGAAAAAGATAAAGACGGAAAGATCCAGCATTACAGTCCTTACAATGGTAAGATAATGCCAGGCTATTTATATGGTGGAACAGGTTTTTGGGATACATTCCGCGCACTCTACCCACTTCTGAATTTGGTCTATCCATCCGTCAATGTAGAAATGCAGAAAGGTTTGATTTCCGCTTATCAGGAAGGTGGATTTCTCCCCGAATGGAGCAGCCCCGGATATGCAGACATAATGGTTGGAAACAATTCCGCCTCTGTCGTTTCCGAAGCTTATATCAAAGGTTTGCGAGGTTATGATGCGGAAATTCTTTGGCAAGCTGTAAAACATGGCGCAAATAACGAAGGCCCGATAAGCGCCGTCGGAAGAAAAGGTGTAGAGGATTACAATAAACTCGGATATGTGCCAACGGACACAGGAATTAATGAAAGCGCCGCCAGAACTTTGGAATACGCTTACGATGATTATGCAATCTACGAATTTGGAAAAGCATTAAAAAAATCAGAATCCGAGCTTCAGCCTTACAAGGAAAGAGCGATGAATTACAAAAAGCTCTTCGATCCGAAATATAATCTGATGCGCGGCAAAAAGAAAAACGGAGAATTCCAGGACAATTTTGATCCCTTTGAATGGGGAAATGCCTTTACAGAAGGCAACAGCTGGCATTACACCTGGAGCGTTTTTCAGGATATCGACGGGCTTAAAGAATTGATGGGCGGAAAACAACAGTTTGCTAAAATGTTGGATTCTGTATTTGTAATGCCGCCGACTTTCAATACCAATTATTATAAAGAAGTGATCCACGAGATGCGCGAAATGCAGATCGTAGGAATGGGACAATACGCACACGGAAATCAACCGATTCAGCATATGTTGTACTTATATAACTATGCAGGTCAACCTTGGAAATCGCAATACTGGGTGAGACAGGTTTTGGATAAATTGTACAAACCTACTCCAGATGGCTACTGTGGCGACGAAGATAATGGCCAAACCTCGGCTTGGTACGTTTTCTCAGCTTTGGGTTTTTATCCTGTGACGCCTGCAAGCACACAATATGTTTTGGGCGCACCACTTTTCAAATCTGTAAAAATTAATCTGGAAAATGGTCAGGCAATTATGATTGATGCGCCAAAAAATTCAAAAGAAAATATCTATATAAACCAGCTGAAATTCAATGGAAAAAATCATTCGAAAAACTGGATCGATCATTTTGAACTTCTGAAAGGTGCAAAATTAAAATTCGATATGACATCCAAACCAAATTTAAAAAGAGGAACGGAAAATGCCGATGCACCCTTTTCTATAAGCACTTATGAGAAATGA
- a CDS encoding histidine phosphatase family protein codes for MKTLLLVRHAKSDWPVDVEDFDRPLNELGMINAPKMARLLQEKLIEIDTFISSPATRALETCKLFSEVYQKQYSTDASLYNPKERNFENLILGLGSNVNSVILFSHNNGISNFANSLTDEIVNLPTSGVVGYQIDCDNWSDFVAAKKEFLYFYSPKNFAK; via the coding sequence ATGAAAACACTTTTACTTGTAAGGCACGCTAAGAGCGATTGGCCTGTAGATGTTGAAGACTTTGACCGCCCGCTCAATGAGTTAGGAATGATCAATGCGCCCAAAATGGCACGTTTGTTACAAGAGAAATTAATTGAAATTGATACTTTCATTTCCAGTCCTGCAACGCGAGCATTGGAAACTTGCAAATTATTTTCGGAGGTTTATCAAAAACAATATTCTACAGATGCATCGTTGTACAATCCGAAGGAACGTAATTTTGAAAATCTGATTCTCGGATTGGGTAGTAATGTTAATTCTGTGATCTTGTTCTCGCACAATAATGGCATTTCCAATTTTGCCAACTCCTTGACAGATGAGATTGTGAATCTCCCGACTTCCGGCGTTGTTGGCTATCAGATTGATTGTGATAACTGGAGCGATTTTGTAGCTGCTAAAAAGGAATTTTTATATTTTTATTCGCCGAAGAATTTTGCTAAATAA
- the alaS gene encoding alanine--tRNA ligase encodes MTSQEIRQQFLDFFKSKEHLIVPSAPIVLKDDPTLMFSNSGMTQFKDYFLGYKEPKSSRIADTQKCLRVSGKHNDLDDVGRDTYHHTMFEMLGNWSFGDYFKKEAITWAWELLTEVYKIPKENLYVTIFEGDEKENLERDTEAYNLWKQFISEDRIINGNKKDNFWEMGASGPCGPCSEIHVDLRTPEEKAKVSGLELVNNDHPQVVEIWNLVFMQFNRKADGSLENLPAKHIDTGMGFERLCMALQQKESNYDTDVFTPLIAKVEELSGKKYTGILTDEKDIAIRVVVDHIRAVSFAIADGQLPSNGGAGYVIRRILRRGISYAYRFLDRKEPFLFELVAVLQDQMGAFFPELQKQGTLVTEVIKSEEESFLKTIENGLIRVEKLIQQTIASGQKVLPSEEVFELYDTYGFPDDLTRIIAEEKGLTIDEAGFEAEMAKQKQRSKKDSAAKVYDWVVLEEKPETFVGYDVLETETYITRYRKIENKDGEFYQIVLSNSPFYPEGGGQVGDKGVIENATESFEVLETKKENGLIISLINGLPKDAGAIFYAKVNVADRKNSQANHSATHLLHEALREVLGTHVEQKGSYVGPDYLRFDFSHFSKMTEEELALVEEKVNAKIKENLALQEFRNIPIQEALDKGAMALFGEKYGDNVRMIQFGTSKELCGGTHVKTTSEIGHFKLTSESSTAAGIRRVEAISGEKSEEYFKNLETQVSEISQLLKSKDLIKSIEKLLDENSALKSEIDSFKKEKAKGEIQNWKNEFEDKNGKKLLVKKTSLDAGSVKDIVFQLKKETPNSVIIIISNANEKPMVTVGVSEDLEASYHAGNIVKELAKEIQGGGGGNPGFATAGGKNLAGIENAYQKALEI; translated from the coding sequence ATGACTTCACAAGAAATAAGACAGCAATTTTTAGATTTTTTCAAAAGCAAAGAACATTTGATTGTTCCTTCTGCACCAATTGTTCTGAAAGATGACCCGACGCTGATGTTTTCCAACTCTGGAATGACACAGTTCAAGGATTATTTTTTAGGTTACAAAGAACCGAAATCTTCCAGAATTGCCGATACACAAAAATGTCTAAGAGTTTCCGGAAAACACAACGATCTGGACGATGTTGGTCGTGATACTTATCACCACACGATGTTCGAGATGTTAGGGAACTGGAGTTTTGGCGATTATTTCAAAAAAGAAGCGATTACCTGGGCTTGGGAATTACTGACAGAAGTTTATAAAATTCCGAAAGAAAATCTTTACGTGACCATCTTTGAAGGTGACGAAAAAGAAAACCTTGAACGCGATACGGAAGCTTATAATTTGTGGAAACAATTCATTTCCGAAGACCGAATCATCAATGGAAATAAGAAAGATAATTTCTGGGAAATGGGAGCGAGCGGACCTTGCGGACCTTGTTCAGAGATCCACGTTGACTTGAGAACACCAGAAGAAAAAGCGAAAGTTTCGGGATTGGAATTGGTGAACAATGATCATCCTCAAGTTGTGGAGATCTGGAATCTTGTCTTTATGCAATTCAACAGAAAAGCGGACGGAAGTTTGGAAAATCTGCCTGCGAAACACATCGATACAGGAATGGGCTTCGAGCGTCTTTGTATGGCGCTTCAACAGAAAGAATCCAATTATGACACCGATGTTTTCACACCTTTGATCGCTAAGGTGGAAGAACTTTCGGGTAAAAAATATACAGGAATTTTAACGGACGAAAAGGACATCGCCATTCGTGTGGTTGTGGATCACATCCGTGCGGTTTCGTTTGCGATTGCTGACGGACAACTGCCTTCCAATGGTGGCGCAGGTTACGTGATCAGAAGAATTTTGAGAAGAGGAATTTCTTACGCTTACAGATTTTTGGACAGAAAAGAACCTTTCCTTTTCGAATTGGTGGCTGTTCTTCAAGATCAGATGGGCGCATTTTTTCCTGAGCTTCAGAAGCAGGGAACTCTGGTTACAGAAGTAATCAAAAGTGAAGAGGAATCTTTCCTTAAAACAATTGAAAACGGTTTGATTCGAGTTGAGAAATTGATTCAGCAAACAATTGCTAGCGGTCAAAAAGTATTGCCAAGCGAAGAAGTTTTTGAATTATACGATACCTATGGTTTCCCTGATGACTTAACGAGAATTATCGCTGAGGAAAAAGGCTTAACGATTGACGAAGCTGGTTTCGAAGCCGAAATGGCAAAACAAAAACAACGTTCCAAAAAAGATTCGGCAGCAAAAGTTTACGATTGGGTCGTTTTGGAAGAAAAGCCTGAAACATTCGTTGGTTACGATGTTTTGGAAACTGAAACATACATCACGAGATATAGAAAAATAGAAAACAAAGACGGCGAATTTTATCAAATCGTTTTGAGTAATTCGCCTTTCTATCCGGAAGGTGGCGGACAAGTTGGTGACAAAGGCGTTATCGAAAATGCAACCGAGAGCTTCGAAGTTTTAGAAACTAAAAAAGAAAACGGATTGATCATTTCTTTGATCAATGGTCTTCCGAAAGATGCAGGCGCAATTTTCTACGCCAAAGTGAATGTTGCTGACAGAAAAAATTCTCAAGCCAATCACTCTGCGACGCACTTGTTGCACGAAGCTTTGAGAGAAGTTCTTGGAACGCACGTAGAGCAAAAAGGTTCTTACGTTGGTCCTGATTATTTGAGATTCGATTTTTCACATTTCAGTAAAATGACCGAGGAAGAATTGGCTTTGGTTGAGGAAAAAGTGAATGCGAAGATCAAAGAAAATTTAGCTCTTCAAGAGTTCAGAAATATTCCAATCCAGGAGGCTTTGGACAAAGGTGCAATGGCACTTTTCGGAGAGAAATATGGGGATAATGTAAGAATGATCCAATTCGGAACGTCGAAAGAATTATGTGGTGGAACTCACGTGAAAACGACGAGCGAAATTGGACATTTCAAATTAACTTCAGAAAGTTCAACAGCAGCTGGAATCAGAAGGGTTGAAGCAATCTCTGGAGAAAAATCTGAAGAATATTTCAAGAATTTGGAAACTCAAGTTTCTGAGATTTCACAATTGTTAAAATCAAAAGATTTAATTAAGTCAATTGAGAAATTATTGGACGAAAATTCAGCTTTGAAATCTGAGATCGATTCATTCAAAAAAGAAAAAGCAAAAGGCGAGATCCAAAACTGGAAAAATGAATTCGAAGACAAAAATGGTAAAAAATTATTGGTTAAGAAAACATCTCTGGACGCAGGTTCTGTGAAAGATATCGTTTTCCAACTGAAAAAAGAAACCCCAAATTCTGTCATCATTATTATCTCTAATGCTAATGAAAAACCAATGGTAACAGTGGGCGTTTCTGAAGATCTGGAAGCGAGTTATCACGCTGGAAATATCGTAAAAGAATTGGCGAAAGAAATCCAAGGCGGTGGCGGCGGAAATCCAGGTTTTGCTACAGCTGGCGGAAAAAATCTGGCTGGGATCGAAAATGCTTATCAGAAAGCGTTGGAAATCTAA